The following DNA comes from Candidatus Deferrimicrobiaceae bacterium.
AGGCCCCGGGGTCGGCGGCGAGCATCTCCTTGAGATACGGCTCGTTCTTCTCCGCCGTGGCCTCCACGACCTTCCCCTTCTCGAACCGGAGGCGGATCCCCGCCACCTCGCGCCCTCCGGCGATCGCCGGGAACTCGAAACAGACCTTTCCCTCGACGGAGGTCTCCACCGGAGCCGTGAAGATCTCCCCGTCCGGCATGTTGTACTCCCCCGCGCACGGGATCGCCTTCCGTTCGCGGATGGAAAAGGCGAGATCGGTCTCCTTCCCCACGATGCGGACCTCGCGGCTTTTCTCCAGGATCCTCTTCGCCCGCCCCAGCATCTTCGCCATCGCGGCCCAATCCTGCAGGACGGCCCGGTAGTAGAACGTTTCGTATTCCGGGAGGGACCGGTCGCACTCCTGGGCGAGCGCCTCGGTGGGAAAATTGGTCAGGACCCACCGGACCCTGCGCAGGACGATCTCGGAGATCGTCCTGAGGGCCTTCCGCCTGTCGGCCATTCTCTTCGGCGGGATGTGGCTCAAGTGCCGGGTGTTCGACGGCGCCAGGATGATGATGTCGGCGTCGATCCTCTTCGCCTCGTACACCCGGGTCGGCGGAAGGTGGCGGATCTGGTCTTCGGAGGCCTCCTCGAAGAAGATCCGCGCCGCGTCCTCGAACCCGACCGCAAGGAGCGGGTGCGCCCCCGCGCGCAGCACCTCGCGGCAGACCGCGAGGGCCAGAGGCCGGGAGTGCTCGTTCCCCGAAACCCGGACGATCTCGCCCCGTCTCGCCTTGACCGAGTACCCGACGAGGATTTCCGCCAGCCGGTTCACCTGTCTGTCAGAGCCCATGGATCTCCTTGTCCGCCGGGTACTCCACCGTGAAGGAGAGCCCCAGCACCTTTTTTTCCCCCGCCGCAAGCGAAAGCTCCCACGTGATCTCCCCCTGCTCTCCCGCCTTCCCGCCGCCGGCGATCTCCACGTCCTTGACCACGATCTCCTTGTGCCGGGGGAACGGAACCTGGTCGAGGACGGTG
Coding sequences within:
- a CDS encoding aminopeptidase, which encodes MGSDRQVNRLAEILVGYSVKARRGEIVRVSGNEHSRPLALAVCREVLRAGAHPLLAVGFEDAARIFFEEASEDQIRHLPPTRVYEAKRIDADIIILAPSNTRHLSHIPPKRMADRRKALRTISEIVLRRVRWVLTNFPTEALAQECDRSLPEYETFYYRAVLQDWAAMAKMLGRAKRILEKSREVRIVGKETDLAFSIRERKAIPCAGEYNMPDGEIFTAPVETSVEGKVCFEFPAIAGGREVAGIRLRFEKGKVVEATAEKNEPYLKEMLAADPGACRLGEFGIGANPGVTEFTRDILLDEKMGGTIHLAVGRSYPESGGRNRSAVHWDMIKDLRG